The region CAACGGACGGCTTCGTGACGAATGTCTGAACCAGGAGCTGTTCGGAGATGTGCGGGAGGCGCGGGTGGTGATCGGAGACTTCCGGGCTGACTACAACCTGCGGCTCCCGCACTCGTCGCTTGGCTACCTGACTCCGGCGGAGTTCGCGGCGTGTTCGCGTGGGGAGTCGTCGCTGCGGCTCGCTTCGCTCGCCTGCGCTCCGCCTCCCCACGCGACGGCAACGGAGTAATCTGACCCCTGGACCCTCACTCGACCTGGTACGAAGAACCCCGGCAGGTCACTTTACATCCTCGGCCTCGCCGAGCCTGTAACTGGTGCTCCTACCGCCGCCGGGGTTCTGGACCAGGATGCCGCGCTCCAGCAGTTCCCGGATATCGCGCAGAGCGGTATCCGGCGAGCATTTTGCCAGCTTCGCGTACTTCGAGGTCGAGAGGAACCCCTCGAATCCGTTCAGCATCCGGTTGATCACCAGCCGCTGCCGGTCATTGACAGGTCGCCGGTTGATCCGCTGCCACATGCGGGCCTTGTTGAGGACGGCGCCAAGCGTCCCATCCGCGCCGTCGATGGCGCGATCAAGACAGCCCAGGAACCACTCCAGCCAACTCGTGATGTTCGCGTCGCCGCGCTGCGCCGACTCCAGCCGCAGGTAGTAGTCCTTTCGATCCGCCTCAATCTGCGACGACATGCTGTAGAAGCGGTCCCGCGTACCGTCGGCGCGCGTGAGCGCCATGTCGGCGATGGCCCTGGCGATGCGCCCGTTGCCGTCCTCGAACGGGTGGATCGTCACGAACCAGAAATGGGCAATCCCGGCTTTCAGCACCGGGTCTATCGCCGGCGACGCATTGAACCACTTGATGAGGCGTGACATTTCTGCTTCAAGACTGTCCGCCGCCGGCGCCTCGAAGTGCACCTTCTCCCGGCCCGTCGGCCCGGAGACGACCTGCATCGCCCCGGATTCCCTTTTCCTCCACGCCCCAACGGTGATGCGGTTCATGCCGCTTCGGCCGGTTGGAAAGAGCGATGCGTGCCAATCGAAGAGCCGCTTCTTCGTCAGTGGCTTTTCATAGTTCCGCGTGCCGTCGAGCATCATCTCGACGACGCCCTCGACATCGCGGCCCGCCTTCGGCAGTCCCGCCACATCGAGCCCCAGCCGCAGCGCGATCGACGAACGGACCTCATCCGGGTTCAGCTTCTCGCCCTCGATGGCGGAGGACTTCACCACATCGCTGGTCAGGACGGCAAGGCTTGCTTCGGCTCGCAGGTCGAACCCCAGGGCCTCCATCTTGCCGAGCAGGCGGCCCTGCTTGTGCCGCACGGCCGCCAACTGGCTGGCGAGGGCCTCGCCGTCCCAGGTGAACTCGGGCCAACCCGGCTTCTCGTGGATGTACGCCATGTTTCTCCGCATATCGTGCGGTGATTGTACCGCCCAATCGCCGCAAGGGCAAGTCATTTGCCGCAACATGTGCGGTGAATATGGCCCTAATTCGCCGCAGCAGCCCCTGACCGCGTTGATTGAGCTGGAGACGCGGGCCCTCTCCCGCTCCAGGCCTCACCCTCTACCCCGCCCGGTGCTCTTCATGGGCGAGCCCGGCTCGGGGCTTCAATGGGGCCGCTGCTTTGCAGCAGCGGAAAGAGCCCAATCGCGGCAAGCTGCTGCGACATGAGTTGGCTTCAATGGGGCCGCTGCTTTGCAGCAGCGGAAAGTACCTCGACCTCATCACGCCGGACAACAACCCGAAGCTTCAATGGGGCCGCTGCTTTGCAGCAGCGGAAAGAGGTCGAGCGGCTCACCGAATCGAACGAGACGAGGGGGCTTCAATGGGGCCGCTGCTTTGCAGCAGCGGAAAGGCCGAACTGCATGTGCTCCGTGCGTCACGCGCCGAGCTTCAATGGGGCCGCTGCTTTGCAGCAGCGGAAAGAATCGGCTTGGAGGCCCATCCATGTCCAATCAGGCGCTTCAATGGGGCCGCTGCTTTGCAGCAGCGGAAAGCACATCGCAGACTCCGACCCGCACCCGCAGTACCGCGCTTCAATGGGGCCGCTGCTTTGCAGCAGCGGAAAGAGCCCATTGGCCATTGCTGCCACCTGAATGAGCCGCTTCAATGGGGCCGCTGCTTTGCAGCAGCGGAAAGCAGAACCGCGACGGCCGATCGTGACGCCGTGATTACTCCTTCAATGGGGCCGCTGCTTTGCAGCAGCGGAAAGCATGAGCGTCCGCCCGATGGCCAGATCGAGGTCACGCCCTTCAATGGGGCCGCTGCTTTGCAGCAGCGGAAAGGACGACAGCGATCTGACGCACCCGATCTCTGACGCTCCTTCAATGGGGCCGCTGCTTTGCAGCAGCGGAAAGGACGACAGCGATCTGACGCACCCGATCTCTGACGCTCCTTCAATGGGGCCGCTGCTTTGCAGCAGCGGAAAGCTTTTCGCCGCCGATGTCGTCGGCGAACCGGGAGGCCTTCAATGGGGCCGCTGCTTTGCAGCAGCGGAAAGGATACTGCTTCGTTCACCTTCCGGGCGTCCAGTCCACCTTCAATGGGGCCGCTGCTTTGCAGCAGCGGAAAGGAAAGCTGTGGGGTGCTATCGGAGGGTGGGATGAGCCCTTCAATGGGGCCGCTGCTTTGCAGCAGCGGAAAGCTCATTCCGCCACCCTAACGCTACCTTCGCCGCGCGTCCTTCAATGGGGCCGCTGCTTTGCAGCAGCGGAAAGCACTCCATCTCGTAAGCGTCGCCGCCCGTGTCACCCCTTCAATGGGGCCGCTGCTTTGCAGCAGCGGAAAGCGTTCGCGCGGCAGACCGTCACCCGCGGCTGGTACCTTCAATGGGGCCGCTGCTTTGCAGCAGCGGAAAGGGAAAGAACGCGGAATCAATGCGGAATCAACGCGGCCTTCAATGGGGCCGCTGCTTTGCAGCAGCGGAAAGGTCCCAGCCCTCCGTCGCAATGCCCACGTTGCACAAGCTTCAATGGGGCCGCTGCTTTGCAGCAGCGGAAAGGCTCGCGGACGTCGAGCGGTCGATGGACGAGTTGACGCTTCAATGGGGCCGCTGCTTTGCAGCAGCGGAAAGGCCATGAAGATCACGAACCAGAATCGGACGCCCGCAGCTTCAATGGGGCCGCTGCTTTGCAGCAGCGGAAAGAAGAACTGACCGGGAAAGAAGGAAAGAAGGTAGAGAGCTTCAATGGGGCCGCTGCTTTGCAGCAGCGGAAAGGCCACCAACTCCTGAACCGGGATCTTGAGCGAGTGCTTCAATGGGGCCGCTGCTTTGCAGCAGCGGAAAGCGGGCCACTGGCCGATCGTCGTACTTGACATTGGCGCTTCAATGGGGCCGCTGCTTTGCAGCAGCGGAAAGTGAGCCGGGCATCCGGCTGCGGCTCATCGAGGCCGAGGCTTCAATGGGGCCGCTGCTTTGCAGCAGCGGAAAGGCACACGGAGCCGCGCTTGCATCCATCGAGCGGACGCTTCAATGGGGCCGCTGCTTTGCAGCAGCGGAAAGGCCGAACTGGTGCGCGAGTTGAAGCCGCGGTTGCCGCTTCAATGGGGCCGCTGCTTTGCAGCAGCGGAAAGCCGTTCACGGTTGACGATACGACGCTGGCCGATGCCGCGCTTCAATGGGGCCGCTGCTTTGCAGCAGCGGAAAGACTACCTCGACTGGTGCGAGCCTGACGAGCCCGACGGCTTCAATGGGGCCGCTGCTTTGCAGCAGCGGAAAGCCCCCGGACCGACACGGGGGCAGAGGGGAGCACGATCGCTTCAATGGGGCCGCTGCTTTGCAGCAGCGGAAAGCGGAAGGGGGGCGGGGCGTGACTGAGCGACCACAACGCTTCAATGGGGCCGCTGCTTTGCAGCAGCGGAAAGCCGTTCGCATCACCAGCCGCTGGGATGCGGTTTGGCACGCTTCAATGGGGCCGCTGCTTTGCAGCAGCGGAAAGGCGCGAGAACAGCGGTGCACCCCGCGAGCATGCCGCCGCTTCAATGGGGCCGCTGCTTTGCAGCAGCGGAAAGCCAGCCGTGGGCGGACGCTGAGATCCCCGATGAATCGCTTCAATGGGGCCGCTGCTTTGCAGCAGCGGAAAGCCAGGAAGCGGCGGTACATACCCTCGCCGCTGTCGGGCTTCAATGGGGCCGCTGCTTTGCAGCAGCGGAAAGCAGACAGATTCGCGGTGTGGTGTCTGTCACACCCAGCTTCAATGGGGCCGCTGCTTTGCAGCAGCGGAAAGGCCACTCGAGGAGGCGATCTCCGTGAGCGTCACGCTGCTTCAATGGGGCCGCTGCTTTGCAGCAGCGGAAAGCGGCGGCGTTCAAAGTGCCGGTGAGCATGCTCAAGGCGCTTCAATGGGGCCGCTGCTTTGCAGCAGCGGAAAGGCTGTGTTCGTGGAACAAGTGGCATCCGCGGAAACGCTTCAATGGGGCCGCTGCTTTGCAGCAGCGGAAAGTCGTCCAGAATGAGTACGGCGGGCTCGCGCGACGACGCTTCAATGGGGCCGCTGCTTTGCAGCAGCGGAAAGGTGGTCGTCATGACTGCGCCACCCTCATATACAAGGCGCTTCAATGGGGCCGCTGCTTTGCAGCAGCGGAAAGTGGATGTTGACCCGGACAGTGCCGCAAGGATGGCCGCTTCAATGGGGCCGCTGCTTTGCAGCAGCGGAAAGTCGATGCCGGCGGCACCTTGCGCCAGGAGCGGGATGCTTCAATGGGGCCGCTGCTTTGCAGCAGCGGAAAGGGTCCGTCACGATCGGCGATGGGGTGGCGCGATAACGCTTCAATGGGGCCGCTGCTTTGCAGCAGCGGAAAGGAACCCCGTCTCGACCTGATCGTAGCCCACGACCGTTGCTTCAATGGGGCCGCTGCTTTGCAGCAGCGGAAAGCGGGACTGGACGGGGAGCCCACGCCTCGCGCCGCATGCTTCAATGGGGCCGCTGCTTTGCAGCAGCGGAAAGTCGTCGAATGCGTAGGGTTTGGCGGTTGTCATCGCGCTTCAATGGGGCCGCTGCTTTGCAGCAGCGGAAAGGGGCGCGTACAGTGCGCGAATGCCTGATGTCACAGATGCTTCAATGGGGCCGCTGCTTTGCAGCAGCGGAAAGCATCATCTCGACCGTGCCGCCGTCGCCCTCGTAGGGCTTCAATGGGGCCGCTGCTTTGCAGCAGCGGAAAGCGCCCCTGAACCGCCCCCTCGATCACGGCGCCCTGGCTTCAATGGGGCCGCTGCTTTGCAGCAGCGGAAAGTGAGTACTCCTAGCCTCCCGAACGGCGTCTATCACGCTTCAATGGGGCCGCTGCTTTGCAGCAGCGGAAAGGCCGCACTCGCTACGCTCGGGAAAATACGGCATTCCCGAGCACTTTGCGAGCGTGGCAGGTCGGTTGGGGTGCGAAGTTCACTTGGGACCAGGTCGGAGGGTCAAAAAACGCCACTGGCGCGATCCCATGGCCGATCGAGCGTGCCCCGGCCCCCCCTGCATCACCGTCGCACTCGCGGGCCGATCTGCACGCGATCGCCGTGGTCAGCCAACGGGCCACGCGGACAGGACCAAGGGGCGGGCCGGAGCTGCCCTCATGCCGCATCTCCAAGCCCGCGCGGACCCTCACCCGAGGGCGATGCGCCGACCTTCAACTCAGTCTTCTCACTTGCCAAAGACCTTGGGTCAAGGCGGCAGTGTAGACAGTCCTCCAGTCGGCGCCGATAGCGCACCCAGGCCTTCCCGCCCCGCGTGCACCGGTCTCGAATCCAATCCCACCTCCCGGCCCGATGAGGGTGAGGCACTCCGCGCCAGCGGGCCCCCGGTGGCGACACACCCGGCAATCCCGCAGATCTCGCGACCGATTCTCCCGTGCGGCGTCGTTCCATTGAGAACGCCCCATCGGATCAGGTGGGGTGTGAGCTCCAGAACTACGAGGCCCCAACCATGATGACCGCCCTTCTCGTCTGTGTTGCGTTCGCATTGCCGCAGCAGGCTGGCTACATCCTCAACGATCCAGGTCATGAGCCTGGTCTCAGTGGTCTGCAATTCGTGAAGTGGGGAGAGCGGACCACGGATGGGTTCCTTGTCGCTCACTATCGGGGTTCCATCACCGATAGCGCCATGCTTGCACAGCGGCGCAGCCTGAGTGCGCCCCGTGGCGCCGATCTTGAGCAGGCGACCCATGCCTACCGCACCCATGCCCGGCAGATCGCCGCCGCCACTGGCGAATACCTGCGAACCTCGCTCGGACCCGCATGGCGTGTGACCCCGATCCACAACGCGTCGAGCATCGAGTTCGCGGGGCCGGCCGATGACCGGAACGGGCGCATGGCGATTCTCGCCGAGGCCATCGAAGCGATCGGCGACCAGATTCGGAGCAAGGAGCGGGCCGACACCCTCACCGACGATCGCGAGAGAGACGAAGCGATCGCCAAGTCGAACGCCGCCGCCAGCCGCGCTGAGCAGGCGCTCTCGCAGGTTCGGATCATGACGCGCGTACTCCAGATCCAGCATGCCGTGGGTGAAGATGCGGCGCGGGCGCTCAAGTTGGCACTCCCTTGGGGATCATTCTCCGCCGTGGGTGGAACCCAGATCGTGGCGAGCGGCACCATGGATGAGCTGGACGCCGCGACACTGCTGATCGCCCAACTCGACCGGGTGGCCATGGTGGAGGCAGCGGAGACGGCCGAGGCCTCTGCCGCGCGCCGCCGAGACACTCCATCGGGTCGACTCCTGGCGAACCCGATCAACATCAACTTCCCCGGAGGTGCGCTGCCGGAGTACCTCGGAATGGTCGGAGGCGCAGCCGGTGCCCAGAGCTGGGTGCTCGAAGATCCGCGCCTTGCGAGGGCCTATGTTCCGGAGATCAAGCTCACCGGTGTCACCGCCGACAGCGCCTTGCGCATGCTCGATGGCCTGACCTTTCCGAGTGCAGACAAGGCGTTTCCGGTGAATGCACGACTCGCCGTGCAGCGCATCGACGCCGCGCCAGGCAGTGAAAGTCCTCCCATCTATCGGATCGGCGCCAACTTCCCGGGGGCAGCCGACCCGGAGTCCGGCAAGTCACCGTCGCCTCGAACGGTCACGGGCGTCTTCGAGGTCGGCTTGCAGCACCTGGGTGACTCCGACGAGGACCTGCAGCGCATTGCCAAGGAGCAGGCGGAGCTGCTGGCCACCATCGAGATCGGCATTGAACTGAACGGCCCAAGCGAGAGCTTCCGTCTGAAACTCCACTCCCCCACCGGCATGCTGTTCGTCTCAGGCACGGGGGAGGAGTTGGCCCTCGTGCGTACCATCATCGAGAAGTGGGCCAGCCAGCGCTGACATGCATTGCTCCGCCGCCTCGCGCCCGAGGTGTGGCCTCTGAGCCCACACCGACGCCGACCCCCACGAGAGGTCACGGAACACGCGTCGTTGGAGCGACGAGCACGCTGCGGATGACTCGCGAGACCGCGAGACCTGCCGGTGTTGCCCCCATGCGGATTCTCAGTGATGAGGATGCGAAGCGACTCTGCCAGGGGATGCTGGCGGGCACCCCCTCCGCACTCGCTGACCTCTATGGCGCACGCTTCGACTGGATGGTGTCGTTCATCTCATCGACCACTCGGCGCGACGAGGCGTTCGCGCTCGACTGCGTGCAGGACGCATGGCTGCGCATTGCCGGTGCTCCCGCGTCCTGCGAGAGCGCCGCGTCGCTCGATGCATGGCTGCGCCGCGTGGCGCTCTCGGCGGCGCTCGATCGGCTGCGAAGCGATGCCTCGCGTCGTCTTCGCGAGTCGCGCGCCGCGGTCACGGAGCTGCGGGATTCGCTTCGCACCATCGAATCGGTCCGCGCGGCGCTCGACTCGGCGATGGACCAGTGCGCTCCCGATGAGCGCGGACTGCTCCTGATGCGCTTCCGTGCGGGCATGACCGTCCGTCAGATCGCGGCCGCGTGCGGGCTTGGCGCCGCGGCCATCGAG is a window of Phycisphaeraceae bacterium DNA encoding:
- a CDS encoding integrase core domain-containing protein, whose protein sequence is MNQELFGDVREARVVIGDFRADYNLRLPHSSLGYLTPAEFAACSRGESSLRLASLACAPPPHATATE
- a CDS encoding sigma-70 family RNA polymerase sigma factor, with the protein product MRILSDEDAKRLCQGMLAGTPSALADLYGARFDWMVSFISSTTRRDEAFALDCVQDAWLRIAGAPASCESAASLDAWLRRVALSAALDRLRSDASRRLRESRAAVTELRDSLRTIESVRAALDSAMDQCAPDERGLLLMRFRAGMTVRQIAAACGLGAAAIESRLRRTIASMREAIDQENRR
- a CDS encoding Fic family protein, translated to MAYIHEKPGWPEFTWDGEALASQLAAVRHKQGRLLGKMEALGFDLRAEASLAVLTSDVVKSSAIEGEKLNPDEVRSSIALRLGLDVAGLPKAGRDVEGVVEMMLDGTRNYEKPLTKKRLFDWHASLFPTGRSGMNRITVGAWRKRESGAMQVVSGPTGREKVHFEAPAADSLEAEMSRLIKWFNASPAIDPVLKAGIAHFWFVTIHPFEDGNGRIARAIADMALTRADGTRDRFYSMSSQIEADRKDYYLRLESAQRGDANITSWLEWFLGCLDRAIDGADGTLGAVLNKARMWQRINRRPVNDRQRLVINRMLNGFEGFLSTSKYAKLAKCSPDTALRDIRELLERGILVQNPGGGRSTSYRLGEAEDVK